A stretch of the Sphingobacterium thalpophilum genome encodes the following:
- the hisD gene encoding histidinol dehydrogenase — MLTTYDYGSLGREDLQRLTARNTDPNNTIQEVVHDIIQQVQKQGDSILRDYAAKFDKVQLDKLYLDEQDIDELASTIHRDQQRALEIAFQNIHRFHSIQLKRERAVETMPGVKCWREIRPIEKVGLYIPGGSAVLPSTLLMLGIPAKIAGCKEIVVCSPPQANGKINGFVAYCLKLLKINRIYLVGGAQAVAAMAFGTQTIPKVDKIFGPGNQFVTKAKSLIQGLTNCSIDMPAGPSEVLVIADGSATAAFVAADLLAQAEHGVDSQAVLVATSSEIVDRVNAELASQLEVLPRKALAAKAMENSYAVVVANLEEAMQFSNEYAPEHLILETDQWESLTRYISNAGSVFLGHLTPESAGDYASGTNHTLPTSGYARSYSGVSVDSFVKKITFQHINETGLQQIGSTVEILAELEGLQAHKNAISIRKSETN; from the coding sequence ATGTTAACAACATACGACTACGGATCCCTAGGACGAGAAGATCTACAGCGCTTGACTGCGCGAAACACAGATCCGAACAATACCATCCAAGAAGTGGTCCACGATATCATCCAGCAGGTGCAGAAACAAGGAGACTCTATTTTACGTGACTACGCGGCTAAATTTGACAAAGTTCAACTTGACAAGCTCTATCTGGACGAGCAGGATATTGACGAACTGGCATCGACCATCCACCGGGACCAACAGCGTGCCCTGGAAATCGCTTTCCAGAACATTCACCGTTTCCACAGTATACAATTAAAGCGCGAGCGCGCGGTAGAAACCATGCCCGGCGTAAAATGCTGGCGCGAAATACGCCCCATAGAAAAAGTAGGACTTTATATTCCTGGCGGCTCGGCAGTATTGCCCTCTACCCTACTGATGCTAGGCATACCAGCCAAAATCGCTGGCTGCAAAGAGATTGTAGTCTGCTCACCGCCTCAGGCTAACGGAAAAATCAACGGATTTGTAGCCTACTGCTTAAAGCTGCTCAAAATCAACCGGATTTATTTGGTCGGCGGAGCACAAGCTGTGGCAGCCATGGCTTTCGGCACGCAGACGATTCCAAAAGTTGACAAAATATTCGGTCCGGGCAACCAATTTGTCACCAAAGCCAAGTCCCTTATACAAGGATTGACCAACTGCAGCATAGATATGCCTGCTGGCCCCTCAGAAGTACTTGTTATCGCCGACGGATCCGCCACAGCTGCTTTTGTGGCTGCGGATCTACTGGCGCAGGCTGAGCATGGTGTTGACAGTCAAGCAGTATTAGTCGCTACCTCCTCTGAAATCGTGGATCGGGTCAATGCAGAACTCGCCAGCCAACTGGAGGTCCTGCCGCGGAAAGCGCTCGCAGCGAAAGCAATGGAAAACTCCTATGCGGTGGTCGTAGCCAACCTTGAAGAAGCCATGCAGTTTTCCAATGAATACGCTCCTGAACATCTTATCCTGGAAACGGATCAATGGGAGTCTCTGACCCGGTACATCAGCAATGCCGGCTCTGTATTCTTAGGGCACCTGACGCCGGAAAGCGCTGGGGACTATGCTTCCGGAACCAATCATACCCTACCGACATCGGGCTATGCCCGCTCGTACTCAGGGGTGTCCGTGGATTCCTTTGTGAAGAAAATTACCTTTCAGCATATCAATGAAACGGGTCTCCAGCAGATCGGCTCCACGGTGGAAATTCTCGCCGAGCTAGAAGGCTTACAGGCACATAAAAATGCGATCAGTATCCGGAAAAGCGAGACTAACTGA